From the Oncorhynchus nerka isolate Pitt River linkage group LG20, Oner_Uvic_2.0, whole genome shotgun sequence genome, one window contains:
- the LOC135563063 gene encoding uncharacterized protein LOC135563063: MNGPKRTWQQVKIKYKNILQNAVKKNTHRQGTGGGSPKADLTPAEDMALELNKGRPVLEGIPGGKETSIGSSQDATRFIQVPGSTVFLLEPPAQAPDDADPGEGPSAAATAHDGDDDEEETISLDSRRHEDPDAIQWENQPGNISSQAIRKLYGNHLRRQIELADIDIQYKKKKIENLALESEIKKRTIRKLDLEIKKLAREVRYAFNVHCMLTVTQMY; the protein is encoded by the exons atgaacgggccaaaacggacatggcagcaggtcaaaatcaaatacaagaacattctgcagaatg cagtgaaaaagaatacccacagacaaggcacgggtggtgggtcaccaaaggctgaccttaccccagcagaggacatggccttggagctaaataaaggcaggcccgtcttagaggggatccctggggggaaagagacgagcataggttcctcccaagatgccacccgcttcattcaag tgcctggcagcactgtgttcctgttagagccaccagcacaagcaccagacgatgctgatcca ggtgaaggccccagtgcagcagcaacagcacatgatggagacgatgatgaggaggagaccatctctctggattccagaaggcatgag gacccagatgctatacagtgggaaaaccagcctggcaacata agctcacaagctatcagaaagttgtatggcaaccacctccggcgccaaatagaactggcagacatagacattcagtacaagaagaaaaagatagaaaatcttgcactggagtccgaaataaaaaagaggacaattaggaaactggaccttgaaataaaaaaacttgcgagggaggtgagatatgccttcaatgtacactgtatgctaactgtaacacaaatgtattaa